In the genome of Pseudomonas fluorescens, the window CAAACGCTTGGCCAGTCTCACGGCGTGAGGCGGGTTGGCGGCGATCGACGCAGCGATGTCCCGCGCCGTATCCAGCAACTGCTCGGCGGGAACAACGCGGGACACCAGGTTCCATTGCTCGGCCTGGCGAGCGTCGATCATTTGTCCGGTCAGGGTCAGTTCGGTGGCACGGGACAAACCGATGATGCGTGGCAACAACCAGGCACCGCCGTCGCCAGGAATGATCCCCAACTTGACGAAACTCTCGGCAAACTTCGCGTGCTCCGACGCCACGCGGATGTCACACATGCACGCCAGATCCAGCCCCGCGCCGATGGCCGCGCCATTGACCGCGGCGATCACCGGCACTTCCAGATTGAACAACGCCAGGGGTAAGCGCTGAATGCCGGTGCGATATTCCTGACGCAATTGCATGCCCGACATCTGCGCATAGCGATCCATGTCGCGCACGTTGCCACCGGAGCAGAACGCCGTGCCGGCGCCGGTGATGATCACTGCACGCACACTGCTGTCGCGTTCGATTCGCTCAATGGCTTCGAGGAATTCCGACACGGCGCTGTTGCCGGTCAGCGGATTGCGTCGCTCGGGGTCATTCATTGTCAGGGTGACGACATGACCTTCCTGTTCGTATTTCAAAAACGGGCTCATGAATGATCCTCAGGCCGATGGGGACAGGGTGACGTGACGCACGAAATGGCTGGCGCAGGTATCCGGTTGTTGAAGAAACGCCTGGCCGACGATGCCGTTCCACCAGGTTTCCGAGCCGTCGCTGATGCGCCACTCGTGCAGGCGCCGGGTGAACAGTTGCAAGTCCAGTTCTTCGGTCACGCCGATGGCGCCGAACAGTGCGTGGGCGATGGCAGTGACTTGAGGCACGGCCATGCTGGTCCGCGCTTTGGCAATGGCCGTCGCCATCAGGTCCGGCACCTGCAAAGCGCCGGAAAACGCCAGTTCAGCGGCGATGCGCGCGGCGGCCACTTGCTCGGCCATCACGCTGAGT includes:
- a CDS encoding crotonase/enoyl-CoA hydratase family protein — encoded protein: MSPFLKYEQEGHVVTLTMNDPERRNPLTGNSAVSEFLEAIERIERDSSVRAVIITGAGTAFCSGGNVRDMDRYAQMSGMQLRQEYRTGIQRLPLALFNLEVPVIAAVNGAAIGAGLDLACMCDIRVASEHAKFAESFVKLGIIPGDGGAWLLPRIIGLSRATELTLTGQMIDARQAEQWNLVSRVVPAEQLLDTARDIAASIAANPPHAVRLAKRLLREALHTRLDTLLEMSATFQVLSHQTADHREAVAAFIDKRAPTFTG